From Paenibacillus sp. PK3_47, the proteins below share one genomic window:
- the metG gene encoding methionine--tRNA ligase, with protein sequence MSDNKTFYLTTPIYYPSDKLHIGHAYSTVAGDAMARYKRLRGYEVRYLTGTDEHGQKIEEKAAKAGKTPQEFVDGIVAGIKELWRKLEISNDDFIRTTEERHKTVVADIFDRLLQQDDIYKGEYEGWYCIPDETFYTETQLVDIERDADGNITGGKSPDSGHPVELVKEESYFLRMSKYADRLLKFYEENPEFILPETRKNEMINNFIKPGLEDLAVSRTTFDWGIKVKGDPKHVVYVWIDALTNYITALGYGSADRSLYDKFWPADVHIVGKEIVRFHTIIWPVILMALGEPLPKKIFAHGWLLMKDGKMSKSKGNVVDPVTLIDRYGLDALRYYLLREVPFGSDGTFTPESFVDRINYDLANDLGNLLNRTGAMVEKYFGGELPAYAGKVTAFDGELEAAVESTYAKVEEAMEKMEFSVALTAIGALISRTNKYIDETQPWVLAKDESRTAELASVMRHLVEGLRTASILLQPFLTGAPAKIWEQLGIEQGELTTWDSGKTFGLIPAGTKLVKGDPIFPRLDVAVEVAYIAEAMGAGKPAEAEAAAAPAAAEGSAAPAAEVEEEHKEEIGIDDFAKAELRVAQVIAAEPVKKADKLLKLQLDLGYEQRQVVSGIAKFYTPEELVGRKVICIVNLKPVKLRGELSQGMILAASKGDQLTIATVPDSMPNGAIVK encoded by the coding sequence ATGAGCGACAACAAAACATTTTATCTGACAACACCGATCTACTATCCAAGCGACAAGCTGCACATCGGTCATGCGTATTCCACGGTGGCCGGAGATGCCATGGCCCGTTACAAGCGCCTGCGCGGTTATGAGGTGCGCTACCTGACAGGTACCGATGAGCATGGACAGAAGATCGAAGAAAAGGCCGCAAAAGCCGGCAAGACGCCTCAGGAGTTCGTTGACGGTATTGTCGCGGGCATTAAGGAGCTGTGGCGCAAGCTGGAGATCTCCAATGATGATTTCATCCGCACAACGGAAGAACGCCATAAAACAGTAGTTGCCGATATTTTTGACCGGCTGCTGCAGCAGGACGACATCTATAAGGGGGAGTATGAAGGCTGGTACTGTATCCCTGATGAGACCTTTTATACGGAAACCCAGCTGGTGGATATCGAACGTGATGCGGACGGCAATATTACCGGGGGGAAAAGCCCGGACAGCGGACATCCTGTAGAGCTGGTAAAAGAGGAAAGCTACTTCTTACGGATGAGCAAATATGCTGACCGCCTGCTGAAGTTCTACGAAGAGAATCCGGAATTCATTCTGCCGGAGACGCGCAAAAACGAAATGATCAACAACTTCATTAAGCCGGGTCTGGAGGACCTCGCTGTATCGCGTACAACATTCGACTGGGGGATTAAGGTAAAAGGCGATCCCAAGCATGTGGTCTATGTATGGATCGATGCACTTACCAACTATATTACCGCCCTCGGTTACGGCTCTGCGGACCGCAGCCTGTACGACAAGTTCTGGCCTGCGGACGTGCACATTGTCGGTAAAGAAATTGTACGCTTCCACACCATCATCTGGCCGGTCATTCTGATGGCGCTTGGCGAACCGCTTCCGAAAAAGATATTCGCCCATGGCTGGCTGCTGATGAAGGACGGAAAAATGTCAAAATCCAAAGGCAACGTGGTGGATCCGGTAACCCTGATCGACCGTTACGGCCTGGATGCGCTGAGATACTACCTGCTGCGTGAAGTGCCATTCGGCTCTGACGGCACCTTTACACCTGAGAGCTTCGTGGACCGGATCAACTATGATTTGGCCAATGACCTTGGCAACCTGCTGAACCGTACAGGGGCAATGGTCGAGAAGTACTTTGGCGGCGAGCTTCCGGCATATGCAGGAAAGGTTACTGCCTTTGACGGCGAGCTTGAAGCTGCTGTGGAGAGCACCTATGCCAAGGTAGAAGAAGCGATGGAAAAAATGGAGTTCTCCGTAGCGCTGACTGCCATCGGTGCGCTGATCAGCCGTACCAATAAATATATCGACGAAACCCAGCCGTGGGTGCTCGCCAAGGATGAGAGCAGAACCGCTGAGCTGGCCTCGGTAATGAGACATCTTGTGGAAGGCCTGCGGACGGCGTCGATTCTGCTGCAGCCGTTCCTGACCGGCGCTCCGGCGAAGATCTGGGAGCAGCTAGGCATTGAGCAGGGTGAGCTGACCACCTGGGACAGCGGCAAAACCTTTGGCCTTATCCCAGCCGGAACGAAGCTGGTCAAAGGCGATCCGATCTTCCCGCGTCTTGACGTAGCGGTGGAGGTGGCTTACATCGCTGAAGCGATGGGCGCAGGCAAACCTGCTGAAGCTGAGGCTGCGGCGGCACCTGCAGCCGCAGAAGGCAGTGCTGCTCCGGCTGCCGAGGTGGAGGAAGAGCATAAAGAAGAAATCGGCATTGACGATTTCGCCAAAGCGGAGCTGCGCGTGGCCCAGGTCATCGCTGCCGAGCCGGTGAAAAAGGCGGATAAGCTGCTGAAGCTGCAGCTCGACCTTGGATACGAACAGCGCCAGGTAGTGTCGGGGATCGCCAAGTTCTACACGCCGGAAGAGCTGGTGGGCCGCAAGGTCATCTGTATCGTCAACCTGAAGCCGGTGAAGCTGCGCGGTGAGCTGTCGCAGGGCATGATCCTGGCAGCTTCCAAGGGAGATCAGCTGACCATCGCCACAGTTCCGGACAGCATGCCTAACGGAGCGATTGTAAAATAA
- the yidD gene encoding membrane protein insertion efficiency factor YidD, with the protein MPTLRRTIQAPIRVYRKFISPLKPATCRFYPTCSAYALEAIEVHGPAKGSWLAAKRIARCHPFHPGGLDPVPPAGGSASGDGAAPTT; encoded by the coding sequence ATGCCTACACTGCGCAGAACGATTCAGGCTCCTATCCGCGTGTACCGCAAGTTTATTTCGCCGCTTAAGCCGGCAACCTGCCGCTTTTATCCTACCTGCTCGGCCTATGCGCTCGAGGCAATAGAGGTTCATGGTCCGGCTAAGGGCTCCTGGCTGGCAGCCAAGCGGATTGCCAGATGCCATCCTTTCCATCCAGGAGGGCTGGATCCGGTGCCCCCGGCAGGCGGGAGTGCTTCCGGGGACGGGGCGGCCCCTACGACTTGA
- a CDS encoding Fur family transcriptional regulator → MLSTEQILDAMSGQGLRITDQRKTLAKLFGENTGYLSAKDVYEHMGRKYSGLSFDTVYRNLRVMEELGVLEQVVFEDGVKFKGSCNQDHHHHHMICLQCMKTYPINFCPMNLTDTPDQFRVVKHKFEVFGYCKDCEQNREDEAAVAAHGKEGR, encoded by the coding sequence ATGCTGTCGACAGAACAAATACTGGACGCGATGTCGGGACAGGGATTGCGAATCACCGATCAGCGCAAAACGCTTGCCAAGTTATTCGGCGAGAATACGGGATATTTGTCTGCGAAGGATGTATATGAGCATATGGGCCGCAAATACAGCGGACTGAGCTTTGATACGGTGTACCGGAATCTGCGGGTAATGGAAGAACTCGGTGTTCTGGAACAGGTGGTGTTTGAAGACGGCGTCAAGTTCAAAGGCAGCTGCAATCAGGACCATCACCATCACCATATGATTTGCCTTCAGTGCATGAAGACTTACCCGATTAATTTCTGCCCGATGAATTTAACGGATACTCCGGACCAGTTCCGGGTAGTCAAGCATAAATTTGAGGTGTTCGGTTACTGCAAGGATTGCGAACAAAACCGCGAAGATGAGGCAGCTGTGGCTGCCCACGGCAAAGAAGGCCGCTGA
- a CDS encoding copper amine oxidase N-terminal domain-containing protein, giving the protein MNFKKLSLVAVLAVSQAASAVPAFAEPVSTKGVSGSVYAAEAAPASETVSEPLTSDPLPMATDPLPAATDPLPSLPSGTVTPTPTPIPGVVTEPSATADPSAPADPLATPVPTETVFPAATPNVTVPATDPAAQPLAGNNANQLILMMNSNKMYKNGTEYLANQPMAVKNGVSYVSIRAMVEMVGVSYTYDYKTKEVIVTKGSSIMRFKTDSKIYTVNGSKVTMKGPAYQFKGTFMVPLTSITGALGIPYTVDNIQKRVILTLNTRPSASFTIQPGEIYAGQTIVNYVTKSSSPNGTAIVEESWSSNKQDMYDQPGYYTITYSVRDASGQWSNPYSQTIQVLQPNQPPVANFTTDKEEYKMGEPVTLTDLSYDPENEELTTVWNNRALAYFNPGPLSISLTVTDKHGLTSTFEKTINITNEQMYTQDEVAKLFTVPGDVITMDGGMIPGLTNVNYNLSSEPYTLIRSNSPETVNTEGVLYRETAVGATRFLVHHMNNMTTRQKLYVIATNNNLYPTTITTQFAGIAGPVVSPEYTGKISVQKYYTSMLTNEKYGSITLQPGESVPILTDLSKIAMKPKEVLSLSADLFSDYAVQYNVVMVEQTKDPLAELPYLPVLDRDGVHNRGTYPDSTRIITVSDRVGATQTKLVLGDNNNDKNLIGIDPMNGTEASNSGNFGVLYKIRFEHVAANTLITFNPRGGNYLGSIMVNNNIINLPNKGSLSNSDMNAVVYRSGDYDGPVEMVFTVASGSNLPVNLVFTPLPAKK; this is encoded by the coding sequence ATGAATTTTAAGAAACTATCTTTAGTTGCTGTGCTGGCTGTATCACAGGCCGCCTCGGCAGTCCCGGCTTTTGCAGAGCCGGTAAGTACCAAAGGAGTATCCGGATCAGTATATGCAGCCGAAGCTGCTCCTGCATCAGAGACAGTGTCAGAGCCTTTGACCTCAGATCCGCTGCCGATGGCTACAGATCCATTACCGGCGGCTACAGACCCACTACCAAGCCTGCCTTCCGGAACTGTTACACCTACGCCAACTCCGATTCCGGGCGTTGTAACAGAACCGTCAGCTACCGCAGATCCGTCTGCTCCTGCTGATCCGCTGGCAACACCGGTCCCAACAGAAACGGTATTTCCGGCGGCAACACCAAATGTTACCGTACCCGCAACTGATCCTGCAGCTCAACCGCTTGCGGGTAACAATGCAAATCAGCTGATTCTCATGATGAACAGCAACAAAATGTACAAGAACGGAACGGAATACCTTGCCAACCAGCCGATGGCAGTCAAGAATGGCGTGTCTTACGTATCCATCCGGGCCATGGTGGAAATGGTAGGCGTGAGTTATACCTATGATTACAAAACCAAAGAAGTTATTGTCACCAAGGGCTCAAGCATCATGCGCTTTAAGACCGACAGCAAGATTTATACAGTGAACGGGTCCAAAGTGACCATGAAGGGTCCGGCCTACCAGTTCAAAGGAACATTCATGGTGCCGCTTACCTCGATTACCGGTGCACTTGGCATTCCTTATACCGTTGATAATATTCAGAAACGGGTCATTCTTACACTGAATACAAGACCTTCGGCTTCTTTTACAATCCAGCCGGGTGAAATTTACGCAGGCCAGACCATCGTAAACTATGTAACCAAGAGCTCTTCACCAAATGGTACAGCCATCGTAGAAGAGAGCTGGAGCAGCAACAAGCAGGATATGTATGATCAGCCGGGATATTATACCATTACTTATTCCGTAAGAGATGCAAGCGGACAGTGGAGTAATCCGTATTCCCAGACCATCCAGGTTCTGCAGCCGAATCAGCCTCCGGTGGCTAATTTCACTACAGACAAGGAAGAGTACAAGATGGGTGAGCCGGTAACGCTGACCGATCTGAGCTATGATCCTGAGAATGAAGAGCTGACAACCGTGTGGAACAACCGGGCCCTGGCTTACTTCAATCCCGGACCGCTCTCCATCTCGCTGACCGTTACCGACAAACACGGTTTGACCAGCACATTTGAGAAGACGATCAACATTACGAACGAGCAAATGTATACCCAGGATGAAGTGGCGAAGCTGTTCACCGTACCTGGTGATGTAATCACTATGGACGGCGGAATGATCCCGGGCCTGACGAATGTGAACTACAACCTGTCTTCCGAGCCTTATACACTGATCCGCAGCAACAGCCCGGAGACTGTGAATACAGAAGGCGTACTGTACCGTGAAACAGCGGTTGGCGCAACACGCTTCCTGGTCCACCACATGAACAACATGACGACCAGACAGAAGCTGTATGTGATTGCAACGAATAATAATCTGTACCCGACGACCATTACAACACAATTCGCCGGAATCGCCGGTCCGGTGGTTTCACCGGAATACACTGGCAAAATTTCAGTTCAAAAGTATTACACCTCGATGCTTACAAATGAGAAATACGGCTCCATTACACTGCAGCCGGGTGAGAGCGTACCTATTCTGACCGATCTCAGTAAAATTGCCATGAAACCAAAAGAAGTGCTCTCACTCAGCGCTGACTTGTTCAGTGACTATGCAGTGCAGTACAACGTGGTTATGGTGGAACAGACCAAAGATCCGCTGGCTGAGCTGCCGTATCTTCCGGTTCTTGACCGTGACGGCGTACACAACCGCGGAACATACCCGGATTCTACCCGCATTATTACGGTATCGGATAGAGTAGGAGCTACTCAAACGAAGCTGGTGCTGGGAGATAACAACAACGACAAGAATCTGATCGGTATAGATCCGATGAACGGAACCGAAGCTTCCAACTCAGGTAACTTTGGCGTACTGTACAAAATCAGATTCGAGCACGTCGCCGCGAACACCCTGATTACGTTCAATCCGCGCGGAGGCAATTATCTCGGATCCATCATGGTTAACAATAATATTATCAACCTGCCGAACAAAGGCAGCCTGTCGAATTCGGACATGAATGCTGTTGTCTACCGTTCCGGTGATTATGACGGTCCCGTAGAGATGGTCTTCACCGTTGCTTCCGGCAGCAATCTTCCGGTGAACCTGGTCTTCACCCCGCTTCCGGCCAAGAAATAA
- a CDS encoding response regulator, protein MLKVLLVDDEAPILNNLNRVLPWQEMGMEVTGMARSGIDALRMAEEQAPDLVLCDIRMPVMDGLTFIGRLREMGLESEVLLLSGYQEFDYAREAIRLGVKEYICKPIHYEELGHKVREIGTRIRSRQYKDKLYNSIPLFQEVPPAEETAKKTPEQLMNLAAHYISERLNYDLGIEEVANKIGISSSYFCLLFKNRFAMTFVEYVTQQRIEAAKFMLSSSDKSIAAISSGLGYQERRYFTKVFLKQTGMTPKEYRDKYRDAETFHP, encoded by the coding sequence ATGCTAAAAGTATTATTGGTTGACGATGAAGCCCCTATACTTAACAATCTTAACCGTGTGCTGCCTTGGCAGGAGATGGGGATGGAAGTGACGGGCATGGCGCGCAGCGGTATAGACGCTCTGCGGATGGCTGAGGAGCAGGCTCCTGATCTTGTGCTCTGTGATATCCGCATGCCGGTCATGGACGGATTGACTTTTATCGGCAGGCTGCGCGAGATGGGGCTGGAGAGTGAAGTGCTGCTGCTCAGCGGCTATCAGGAGTTTGATTATGCCAGGGAAGCCATCCGGCTCGGAGTAAAGGAATACATCTGCAAGCCGATTCATTATGAAGAGCTTGGCCACAAGGTGCGGGAGATCGGCACAAGGATCCGCAGCAGGCAGTATAAGGATAAGCTATATAACAGCATCCCGCTGTTCCAGGAAGTGCCGCCGGCTGAAGAAACGGCCAAAAAAACACCGGAGCAGCTGATGAACCTGGCGGCACATTATATATCGGAGCGGCTGAACTATGACCTGGGCATTGAGGAAGTAGCGAATAAGATCGGAATCAGCAGCAGCTATTTTTGCCTCTTGTTCAAGAACCGTTTTGCAATGACCTTTGTAGAATATGTGACACAGCAGCGGATCGAAGCCGCCAAGTTCATGCTGTCCAGCAGCGACAAGAGCATTGCCGCCATCAGTTCTGGACTGGGGTACCAGGAGCGGCGTTATTTTACGAAAGTGTTCCTGAAACAGACAGGCATGACTCCTAAAGAGTACCGTGATAAGTACCGTGATGCAGAGACGTTCCACCCCTGA